ATGTCCACCTGTTCGGAAAAGGGGGCACTTGTGGATTGACAGAATACATCCCTGGGTTAAGCTAATATCATGAAACAGccccggggggagggaggagggtgtcaCCTATATGGAGGGTTACTGAAACAGATATCACTCTCCTTTTGGtagctcctccaaggaactctagaGGCCGTGACATGGAAGGGAAAATGGCAGATCTCCTCCGAATGTCCCTAGCCTGGCTGCTAGACAGTCTTCAGTGCTCCTAGCTGCACTAAATACGATAAATAATAAGGCAAGCCAATTTGCCCAATCACTAGATCAACTCTTTGGCAGGcccctctgactggcagctgttcTCTGGTCTCAAGGAAAAGTCCCTCTCGACACCTGCATTTTGGGACGGTTCCGTGGGAAATGGACCCGAGGATCTCCGGCGTGCGGCTCCTGGACTCCACCTAAGCCCCCCCCAAGCCTGGaacgcctgccccctcccccttacccGGAACTCTTCCATGAGCTTGCGGATCGCCTTGCCCCGCCCGCCGATGATGCGTGCGTGGACCCGGTGATCCAACCGGACGTCTTCGCTGACCATCTCCTCGAGGTCTGCCACGATTTTCAAGATGGCGTCACGGGCCCCCTCGGCGTTCTTCTCGTAGCCGGTGATTGTGATGAGGTCCTATACGGGGAACAGAGCGGGCGTTAGGGGGCCGGAGGGCTCAGAGGGTAGGTCGTGGGTGCAAAAATCAAAAGGGGGAGGTCAGTTATAGCGTGGTATGGGGGGTTCCGGCCTGACTTCTtaagctcctccccttctttctggcctacgagaggcagagccaccatagtagtaagTAAaccggggagagggagcaggaggagggcaaAGGGCGAGGGTGGTTAGGTCATTCTAGGGGTGTGGCCCAGGGAGGTATGGGCAGCTGACATCACctccaggggtccttgaagcctggaaactTATTCCTGGGGTTTCTCTGTGGTCAAGAGGTTGGAAGAATGCTGAGCTAAGGTGTCTACATATACAAGTCAAACATTATTTCTTATACCTGAAAGTCTTGCTTTTGCGCCAGGGAATAACGGATTGGCTGCACACAGCCAAACACACACTCACGCACACAACGCAAAGCCAGAGGTCCGTCCGCTTGTCTCGAGCCAATCTCCAATGACCAAAGGCTGTCTACATTTCAGGAAGCTGGGCCCATAACCCGGAGCCGAACTGGAGAGGGAGGGACCCACCTGATTCTCGTCCCCTTTGTCCGGGAACTGGACCGTGACGTCGTGGTCCTTCCGGATCTGGGAGATGACCGCCCCCTTCTTGCCGATGATCTTTGGGTGGTACTTGGGCTCCACGCTCACCGTGAGCTTGAAGCCTCGTAATGCCTGTGACAACATTAAAAAACACACCAACACCACCCAGGAGTTAGATTGGCTGAAGGGCTTTTTTGTCCAGTGGGAGCTAAGCATTCAGGGGTTAAGACACGCTACGCTCAGGCAGTACCCGATCTTCCTGTTCCGCCTGAAGCTCCTTCACCCTCTCCAAGAGGCCGGCCCGGGCTCGCTCCACATTAGAGACCAGGCCTGTGATCTTGATGAGGTCAGACTGCTGCTCGGGCTGGGGTACGGAGATGTTCACCTGGGGACCGTGAAGCAAAGGGTTAAATAgcaagccgctttcagactcctcttGAGTCGTAAAAAGcaggcatgaaaaaaaaaacagcaattaacaTTACAGCAATTCAAAACCAGCTTCTGCCAGCAGAGGGCTCTTTGGATGAGATGAGAGGGGCAGCATGAATGGAAGACACTCAAGGGATCCAAGCCCACCTTGTTTAGCTCCCCCTCATCTCTCACAGGTagttcagctctgttttgggggggggggagtgtctacCTTCCGTTCCCCACTGGAGGATACAGCCAATGCACCTCAGTCctaacccctttcccttcctccccccacaagagacaccctgtgaggcaggtggggccaagagagctctgagagaactgctctgcaagaacagttcttaGAGAACTAagtctagcccaaagtcacccagctgtttgcatgaggaggaggaatggggaatcaaacccggttcttctgATTACTCTGCTCTTAACAACTTAACAGCTCTTATGGCAACCTCACTGAAGTTTCAGGGCGAGAGGCATTCAGAGGAGTTGttgccctttcctcctcctgtgtAGCAACACAAGGCCTATCCAAGTAtaaatcagggctgaccctgcttagcttccgagacctgatgagatcaggccagcctgggctatccaggtcagatcaCTTAAAGCTCTACCTGGCTCCGTTAACCGGGGCACCTGCCTGCTCCCTTCGGAAGCCGGCCAATCCTGCTCCACAAATCTTTTCCTGCGTCCCCGGCCTTCTTACCAGCCCGGCCAGGGGCAAATGAGGACAGAACCTCCCCTGGCGTGGTATCCTGTTTGTGGGACCCCGTCCCTGGCAATGTTCACGCATCACCATCCCTCCATTATCCCTCAAATCACAAAGCTACAGAAAGCCACAGTGTGGCATATGGCTAATCATTTTCAGTGACTCCCGTGATCGATCAGCTctcagagagtgagagagagggagagagaaatggaaTTTACACTAactgatcgtaagccactttgagactacttcggtcagagaaaagcggggtataaaaaccaactcgtttTCTTCTCTCAAAGGGAAGTTTGCTTTTGGTTTTCCCCTGCTAGAGAAGACACACTCACTTGTGCCCATGACTATTTATTTATCCAGGTCTGAACATGTTCCGTGTTTGTGCGTGAGCTCACAGGTACCACTTCCCCGATGGCCTCACCCGTACCTCGTATTCTTCCATCATCTTGCGGATGCCGGCTCCCTTCTGCCCGATGATGTAGCGGTGCAGGTCAAAGGGGACATCGACGTCCACGGTGACGGGAACCAGAGCCTAGTGGGCCAGGAGGACAGCATCAGAATTATGGCATAAGCACAAGATTGGAAGAATCTCAGTCCAGCCTCCTTGAAGCAGCCCTCAAGAAGCGAGATCAAGTCAGGGACCCTCAGGGGCCTTCTCCCAACGACTGGGACTGAAATCTCCAACCCATCAGCTCGGTTGACTCTCTTACTGAGTGGTTCTCCTCCCACCCGGGCGAATGCTGCAGGATCCCTACCAGCAATGCCGCCCGTGCCGACTCGCATTTCTCCTTGCGCCCCGAGATTAGGATGACGTCGCATTTGCGGGGGGTGATGTCCGGCTCGGGGCTGAGGTCCCCGTTTTCCTGAGGCTGTGCTTCTGAACCTGGTGGGTGCGAACAGGAGAGATTTGGggcgggagggagaaagggagggaaggggggggggagagctccctGCAAGGGACCCCACATTCAccctcaggactggggggggctgctgctggtcTTGCCGCTCCCTCCGTCCCCCCCACCTGGATTGTCGTCTCGCTCCGGGAACTTGATCTGCACGTCGTGTTCTCGAGTGATCTGCTGCACCCGGTAACCTTTGGCTCCCATGACGACACGGTGGAAGCGCTGCGGGATGACGCACTCCAGCACCACCTGGGCCTCCTGCGCATGGGTCGGGAGATGAAGCATTAAGAGTGCTGAgtgggatgggaaggggcagTAGCGGCTCAGTGCAGAAGGTcaccggttcaatccccggcacctccagtcaagagttggtttttataacctacttttcactactcaaaggagaccCTAAGTGGCttacacatttcccttcctctccctacaacagacaccctgtgaggtaggtggggcagagagagctctaagggaactgctttGAGAACTGCTTTAAGAGAACTGCACCTGGCCCAAGGTTCAACCATCTGGCTTCacgtggagaagtgggggaaatcaaacctggttctccaggttcaaGGCCGCCTTTCTTTAACTGCTTCACCATCGTGGCACTCTTGGGGATTTAGGGATGGGGACACTGGTTCTTGGGCATTCAGGGACGGTGGGGGAACGGCTAGAGAGGAAGCTGCTTGACACACCCACAAGCCCCCCCTCTGAATTAGAAGCCACGGCTCCCAACCACTCTCCGGAAGCGAGAACGGATAGAGGAAGTCTTTCCAGGCTATTGGTCCCGAAGGCGCACTTACCAGGTCTCCTATGATCTCTAGGATGCGCTTCTTGGCCGCCTCCACGCAGTCCTTGGCCCCCTTGAGCATCACGCGGTCACTCTGGACGCCGGTCCGGGGGAAGCTCACGATCACGCCCCCGTATTCCTCGGCGATCTCTCGCAGGACGTGGCCCCGGCGTGCCACGAAGTGACGGTGGTACTTGGGCTCCACCAGCATCAAATCCTCGATGATGTTGTCCTGGGCAAGGGAGAAAACAGAGGCTGCCGTCTCGAGCTTCCTCCTCCTAACCATTCAAGGGAGGTCAGGcttttatttcctggcctcaactgtaggctggAGGAACAGCTGTCTgacgggccctgcagaactggcgaAGGTCCCAGAGGGGCCGGATCTCATTCAGCCAGGTTATGAAGATGGGTTTGGGCGGAGACGAGATTACAGAAAAAAAGGACTTTCTTTTATATAATCATAGCGTAACTGGTAAGTAATTTGATATATCTTTATTATAGATAAAGCCAGAAGCCTTTTTTACTTTTTCATATTACCTTCCCTCCCTTATCTTTTGCGATCCGACAAGGTCTCCGTTAGTTACTCTTGAGTATTCCACATTTGGGGATACATCCGTGAGTTTCCAAAATTATTtcctttgtgatgtcctgtcccCATCCCAAGTCGAACCCCAACAAATGGGGAACCTTATTAAcctagcttgttattcctgtaaggccCTTGAATCCGTTAAACATCTTTATTACGTTGTAAGCCACGGCGAGGTGGTTGGCCAGGAGTAGCAGCCacataaatccaataaataaatcaaaaaatGCCACATACTAATTTATGGCTCACCCTCTGCCTACATGGGTAGATCTTTAATTCTCACTTCACTGTTTCCGAGAAAGTGTTAAACTTATGTCTTCAATAAagctctgctccttcagaccaacacggcgacccacctatTCTTATAAGTTTCATTTTGTGTCGTTTTAACTTTATGCTTTAGAAGTTATTTGATCAACAAGGGGCAGGAACAAAATCCTAAATCCTCCATCCTTTCCAATGCCCAGCCGGTTCGGCCCTATGCCCCCGGGGACAGCCTTTTCCGTGGCTTTTCCATGGCCTACCAGGTTGCGGATGAGGCTCTCCAACTCATGCTGGGCCTGCTGTACggcttcctccttccccacaATGGTGATGAGCTCTTGGTCTCTGTCATCGGGAGAGGGGAAGATGATACGGGCGCCCGTCCGGTCCCTCACTCTGCGGATGTTGGCACCGCCACGTCCGATCAAGAACTTGTGGTACTCCAGCTTGGCGTGCAACTCCACCGAGTGGTTGTTGATTTGctgaagggggagaaaagaggcagaggggagaagggagaatcAGAGGGTGCCGAAGGAGTCGCCCGCACGGGACGGGCCCTTTCCCGGCAGATGGCAACTCCCCgagatttttaaaagcttgctTCAGCACCCACAGAGAATCTTCACTGTGAAGGCCCCACCTCCTAGGACCACCCTGCGTCCAAAGTCCAAGGAGCCTTCAGGCTCAAGAAGGCTGCTCTGAGTGAAATGTTCACATtaactgttttttggggggtgggggatttctAGACAAAATAAAAGATCCTGAACGAAAAAACGAAGCCCGTTTCCATGGAGGTCTCCAGTACCTTCTCCTCGGCGAGCTGCAGCAGCTGGCGCTTCGctttctccacctcctccccgGGCCCTCGGATCGTGACCTTGTCGCTCCCCGAGCCCTCGGAAGGGAAGTGAATGTGCACCCCGCCACACTCCTCCATGATGGAGCGCACCAGCCGGcccttggccccgatcaacgagtTGTGCAGCTTGGCCGGGATGGACACGTCCACCTCTCTGATGTTCGcctgagagggggagggaaaggaggagaggaaaggcggGCTACAAAAAGCCCCTCTCTTGGTTTGAGaaatggctgagagagctcacttGTGAGAAAGCTCTGCGGGAACAGCtcccagagaactgtgactagcccaaggtcacccagctggcttcacatggagcagtgggggaatcaaacctggttctccagattacaggccactttaaccaccacaccacgctggctctcttggggATTTAGGGAttcaggggcaggggaggggaagctaGAGAGGAAGCTGCGTCACACACACCCACCAGCTCCCTCTGGATGGCCAGGATCCGGTCCCGGGCGCCTTCACAGTTGGCCTTCTTCCCGGTTATCAGGATCACCTCCGAGTTGCTGTTTTCTGTGGGGAGGTCAATCTTGGTATTGGTTTCCTCTCGAATCTATTGTGAAGAGACAGTATCAAACCTGGACCCGGAGGCCTGGCAGCTCAACCAACTCTCGAAAAGGAAGCGCTTCTGTGACCCTTTCGACATGCTGGGCCCGGAAGCCGTGTCAAGCAGGACTCCCGGTTCTGCACTAGCAGCGGTGACTCAGCCTATAGGTCACAAAGTCCTCCCTACATTGCGTGGGTCGAGAAGCTTCCTTTTCGAGGGACCTGCCACACAGAAGTACCCTGTTTCCTCTCTCCCTCGGCATCTATAGCAAAAAATTCTGGGGAACACAGAGCAGAGACCTGTGTTGGCTCTCTACATTGCAGCATTCTGGGTGAAATACAGGATAGAATcccagaatgggaaggggccagacaggatcagcctgaagcatccaggagaaggatctgtctagctgctgcttgaagaccaccagtgagggggagctcccacctccttaggcagcccattccactgctgaactactctggctgtgaacaaTTTTCTGGTACCGTTCTAGActtagtttaaagtcattactgcgaatcttgccctctgctgccaacaggaactgctccctgccctcctccaagtgccaacctttcaaatacttcaagagagccatcctgtcccctctccatctcctcttctccaggctggacattcccaagtccctcagcctttcctcctaggattaggtccccaggccccggatcatcctcatcgctctcctctgcaccctccccacTTTGCCCGcatcctccagaactgcacccaggactccaggataGTGGGCCTGACCCATCCAATCCTACCTGGTGGAGACCTCGAAAATTCAGAAGCCATCTCCTTCCTTAGCAAAACACTGCTTGAGTACGTGCGGACACACCCCATCCAGAAAACCGATTCTTTAAAACTCAGAGCAAAAGGGCTTTGGGgtgtggcgggggagggggggtgtctcaCATATTTACCTTTTTGATGTTGGCGCCTCCTTTCCCGATGATGTTCTTGTGGAactgcttgaagatggggacGGGGATGGAGAAACTGTTCTCGATCTGGTGTCGGGGGGAAAAACACATGATCAGTTCGGGGAAGGGGTGGCTGTTCCTGGCTTGAGGGAGACCACTGAGCACACAGAAACCAGGTTGGTTCATTCAGCTTTGGCTCAACAGCTGCAACCTGCAGTTTTGGCTTGCTCTGCAAACGGCACGGGAAATGCCAGGGACCTGCTCTACGTCTCCCTTGGACACCAGATCCCTGGCTTGCTAGTCCAGGTCAACTGGAGATGTTTGGCTCTCTCCCCAGAGAAGACGCCAGAGatctgcctttcccccttccctttggctCTTCCGACCGCTGGGCTGTACAAGAGGTGCCCGAGCGCCCTTAAAGAGCAGCCCCCCACTCTGAGAAGGAAATGCAGAGTCAGGACACCCTGACGGAACCCACCAGTTCAGCTATGACTTTCTGAAGGTACTTGGCACACTTCTCCACCTCGTTCTTGGGGCCGCGCAGCTGCACGATGTCACTCTTCTGGGAAGGGTCCGGGAAGTTGATGATCACCTGGAGGGCGGGACCGTGATCAGCACTGCAGGCTGGAATGGATCCTCTTTTGGATTCGCTGGTCGCAATATTAGTGGTTATCCACCAATTAACGCTTTCCGGCTTGAAGCAGACCGAGAACTGCGGCTTCGCTTACAGAGCTCAGACATTTTTCGGTGTGGAAGTTGGGCCTTGTGTTCTGACAGGCAGACAGAGCTTCGAAAGGGGAATCGACAGGCCCATCGAGGGCAGGTCTAAaagtggctactagccagggcaattaaagggaacctccgcattcagaggcaacgaaacctctgaatcccagagccaaccTTGGGGGATGGCATCAGCTTCTATGccgagctttctcaaccagggtcttgtgaaggccctggaagaatttcctgaacgTGAAGGAGTGaactgattttttaatatattttttaaaaaattgttaatggGTGATATGATAgtcctaaagagcctcttgtggcgcagactggtaaggcagccgtctgaaagttcgatcccagcagccggctcaaggtcgactcagccttccatccttccgaggtcggtaaaatgagtacccagcttgctggggggtaaacggtaatgactggggaaggcactggcaaaccaccccgtattgagtctgccatgaaaacactagagggcgtcaccccaagggtcagacatgacccggtgcttgaacaggggatacctttaccttatgatagtcctaagaagaagggggcgacagagaatgaggtggctggatggagtcactgaagcagtcggtgtaagcttaaatggactctggggaatggtagaggacaggaaggcctggaggatcattgtccacggggtcgcgatgggtcggacacgacttcgcaactaacatcAACAACATGATAGTCCCGTTGacctatcccccctcccaaaaaggccagtgatgggcctggaggagtgacAGGGGTGGGCCTGtgcacagcgatgcttcccaattgtattctgcataatcacatcAACTTCTGGggttcagtacttggatgggagaccactgaggaagttaaGAATAGCTACATGGAGGCAAGTCAAAAGCACTTTTCTACCATAGATCTCCAGTCAAGTTGCTGGCAAACTCCAGAAACCAGATCTGTCCAGTCCTACCTCGGGGAACTTGTCCCGGATCTCCTTGATCTTCTCGCCTTTCTGCCCAATGATCGTCCGGTGGAAGCGCTGCTCGATTATCAAGTCTTTTGTGCGTTCGTTCTCCTAGGAGGAGAAGCCCACAGACGGTCAGGAACAGTCCTGAGACCACAGCATGGGTCACGTCTACGGCTGGGACTTGGGCGTAAGGAAGCCTGGGGCGGCAAGCACCCTTTCCCATGACCTTGCTAGCAGGGTGGCTgagtgtggaggagcggggaatcaaacccgactctccagattagaggccccggCTCTTAAgcgctgcaccaagctggctctaagagcCAAAACGTAGTCCATCTAAGTCTTTCGCTGACGTTTCTGTCTGTGGCCCACGCCCCAAATCCCCTTCCTTAAGCGATCCCGGCGATGCCAAGAGCAGGCAGCCCCTGCCCCCTTACCATGCGAGCTGCCATCTCCAGCAATTCCTTGCGGGCCAACTGGACCCCTTGAGGGTCCCCCTCGATCCTGATCAGGTTGCTTTTCTCGTTGTCGGGGGGGATGCGGACGGAGACTTTGTACTGCTCCTTGATGCGGTTGACTGCCGAAATGTGATTGGAAATGGTATCaaagaaacacacagagagagagagagagagagagagagaaatactcTCTTCTCCCTCTTGTGGACCAAGCACATGTCAAAGAGGTGCAGGgatacaaacaggctttggcagttgtgcagggCTGCTGTTTAATTGGGGCAAAACGCCCCCATCTGATTGTGGCGTGGCCTGCCAAACTATTCTcctctgtcacaggaatgtgagcatcgtgctttctgggtagatgtgacagagctctttgtactGTCCCCAGCTGTGATTGAGCAGACTGAAAACGTAGACGTTAGCACTGAGGGGGCAGTGTCCAATCTGCCTGCATAACTACTGTACATACTTGgctatgtattttatattgtgatATGCCTTCTGGGCGTCACTCATGCAAAGATTTCCAAAGCGCTGCACAGAACACGCACACAAGATTCACGCAAACGTACACCAAGAGCCCTAGCGGCTGAGATTTAGGAGAAAAGCCAGGGACACGCA
The Paroedura picta isolate Pp20150507F chromosome 16, Ppicta_v3.0, whole genome shotgun sequence genome window above contains:
- the LOC143825733 gene encoding vigilin-like, producing the protein MSSVAVLTPESFAEHRSGLRDEETRGGVPEDEAYIPTYLEAFPPLPEKGAPGEKPSEFIGVWNKIRPIKSSVITQVFHVPLEERRYKDNSQFGEGDEAKVCVDIMQKTGAHIELSLAKDQGLSIMVTGKLDSVMKARKEIVARLQTQASATVTIPKEHHRFVIGKSGEKLQELELKTATKINIPRPEDPSSQIKITGTKEGIEKARHEILLISAEQDKRAVERLCLEKAFHPFVAGAFNKAVQEIMQETGARINIPPPSVNKDEIIITGEKEPVAQALLRIRKIYEDKKRKTTTISVEVKKSQHKYIIGPKGNTLQEILDATGVSVEMPPLESSSETIILRGEPDKLGPALTQVYAKAKSVMVAEVTAPAWLHRFIIGKKGQNIGRITQQLPKVHIEFTDGDEKITLEGPTEEVELAQMQIQEIIRDLLGRMDFTEVLIDQRFHRHLIGKNGANINRIKEQYKVSVRIPPDNEKSNLIRIEGDPQGVQLARKELLEMAARMENERTKDLIIEQRFHRTIIGQKGEKIKEIRDKFPEVIINFPDPSQKSDIVQLRGPKNEVEKCAKYLQKVIAELIENSFSIPVPIFKQFHKNIIGKGGANIKKIREETNTKIDLPTENSNSEVILITGKKANCEGARDRILAIQRELANIREVDVSIPAKLHNSLIGAKGRLVRSIMEECGGVHIHFPSEGSGSDKVTIRGPGEEVEKAKRQLLQLAEEKQINNHSVELHAKLEYHKFLIGRGGANIRRVRDRTGARIIFPSPDDRDQELITIVGKEEAVQQAQHELESLIRNLDNIIEDLMLVEPKYHRHFVARRGHVLREIAEEYGGVIVSFPRTGVQSDRVMLKGAKDCVEAAKKRILEIIGDLEAQVVLECVIPQRFHRVVMGAKGYRVQQITREHDVQIKFPERDDNPGSEAQPQENGDLSPEPDITPRKCDVILISGRKEKCESARAALLALVPVTVDVDVPFDLHRYIIGQKGAGIRKMMEEYEVNISVPQPEQQSDLIKITGLVSNVERARAGLLERVKELQAEQEDRALRGFKLTVSVEPKYHPKIIGKKGAVISQIRKDHDVTVQFPDKGDENQDLITITGYEKNAEGARDAILKIVADLEEMVSEDVRLDHRVHARIIGGRGKAIRKLMEEFRVDIRFPQPGSSDPDRVTVTGLPENVDDAIDHLLNLEEEYMMDVVETETMAAYMKPPSRLEGEPRGPAKGFVVRDAPWNASGNKAPDMSSAEEFPVFGSGVVPKQTSVWGPKKF